The bacterium genome includes the window GCGGTCTCGACGTACTCCGTGTTCATCTTCTTGCCGGTGACGTCCTCGGCTTTTTCGATCGCCTCGAGAAGCGAAATCGAATTGCCGCGCCCGCCGCCGAGGTTGTACACGGCCGCGGGGCGCGGCGCCTCGAAATACGCCTCGATCGCGCGGCACACGTCGAGCGCGTGCAGGTTGTCGCGCACCTGCTTGCCCTTGTAGCCGAAGATGCGATACGTGCCGCCGGTCGCCGCGACCTTCACCAGATACGCGAGAAACCCGTGCAATTCGACACCCGCGTGGTGCGGGCCGGTGAGGCATCCGCCGCGAAAGCAAACCGTGTTCATGCCGAAGTAGCGGCCGTATTCCTGCACCATCAGGTCGGCCGCGGCCTTCGATGCGCCGAACAGGCTGTGCGTGCAATGGTCGATCGGAAAATCCTCGCGGATCCCCGCGCGGTCCTCGTCGCGTTCGTATTCCCACCGCGTTTCAAGTTCGACAAGCGGCACGCGGTTTGGCCCGTCGCCGTAAACCTTGTTGGTGGATAAAAAGCAAAACGCCGCCTTGGGCGCGTGCCGGCGCGTCGCCTCGAGCAGATTCAGCGTGCCGAGCGCGTTGACCTCGAAATCGTCGAACGGCCGATCCTTCGCCAGATCGTGCGAGGGCTGCGCCGCCGCGTGGACGATGAGATCGGGCCGTATCGCCGCCACGAGATCGTCCACCTTCGCGCGATCGCGAATGTCTCGTTCGACGAGCGTGTAATCCGGCACCGTCGCAAGCAGCTCTCGCCCGCGACGCCGCGTATCGCCGCCCGCCCCGAAAAAATCCATCCGCATATTGTTGTCGACGCCGGTGACGGCAAACCCGCGCCCGGCGAAATGCACGACGCACTCGGAGCCGACAAGTCCGGACGCGCCGGTGATCAGGGCAACGGGCATGGTTGAGCCTTTCTCCTTGCTGGTTTGTATCCGGTTATCGCGGCAGGCTCAATCGAATGGGGAATCGGGAACTGTAAAATGGCAAATTGGGAATTGGGAATTGCGGATTGCGAATGCCATCGCAAGCCGCCGTGTGCCCACGGCGTTCGCTTCGGCGAGGGAGCGCGTCAAACGGCCATCCCGTCCATTCGGTCCATCATGTCCAATTTGCGCGACCGTTGCTTGCGATGACCTTTCAGACTTTCAGACTTTCAGACTATTCGATCCGGCCCGCGCCACACCTTGACACGCCTTGCCGAATTCCCAATCGTTGCCCCAACTCCAGGGGGCGAACATGAGCAACTTTTTTCTCGACAACAGTTTTTCCATCGGCCGCACGCCGCTCGTGCGCCTCAATCGCGTGACCGACGGCGCCAAGGCGACCGTGCTTGCCAAGATCGAAGGACGCAATCCGTCGTACTCCGTGAAGTGCCGCATCGGCGCGGCGATGATCTGGGACGCGGAAAAACGCGGTAATCTGCAAAAGGGCATGGAGATCGTCGAGGCGACAAGCGGCAATACGGGCATCGCGCTCGCGTTCGTGGCCGCGGCGCGCGGCTATCCGCTGACGCTCACCATGCCGGAGACGATGTCGCTTGAGCGCCGCAAGATTCTCAAGGTATTCGGTGCGAACCTCGTGCTGACGCCCGGCGCGCAGGGCATGAAAGGCGCGGTCGAAAAGGCCGAGGAGATCGCCCGCTCCGATCCGGAGCGCTACTGGGTGGCGCGCCAGTTCGATAACCCCGC containing:
- a CDS encoding NAD-dependent epimerase/dehydratase family protein; amino-acid sequence: MPVALITGASGLVGSECVVHFAGRGFAVTGVDNNMRMDFFGAGGDTRRRGRELLATVPDYTLVERDIRDRAKVDDLVAAIRPDLIVHAAAQPSHDLAKDRPFDDFEVNALGTLNLLEATRRHAPKAAFCFLSTNKVYGDGPNRVPLVELETRWEYERDEDRAGIREDFPIDHCTHSLFGASKAAADLMVQEYGRYFGMNTVCFRGGCLTGPHHAGVELHGFLAYLVKVAATGGTYRIFGYKGKQVRDNLHALDVCRAIEAYFEAPRPAAVYNLGGGRGNSISLLEAIEKAEDVTGKKMNTEYVETARVGDHICYISDLSRLRADYPGWDVTVGLDRIFEEIHADLTRRIED